In Acidobacteriota bacterium, the DNA window ACCATCCGCGTCTCGCTGACCCCCGCGCCCGGCGGCGACCGCACCGAAGAGGTCCTGGTCGCGCAGCAGATCTTGCAATCGCTTGGCATCCGCAGCTTCACTCCCCAGGTCACCGCCTGTCCCGGTTGCGGACGCACCACCTCCACCTACTTCCAGGAGCTGGCGGAGAACATCGAGCGCTACCTGCGCGAGCACATGCCGATTTGGAAGTCGCGGTACGACGGTGTGGAAGAGATGAAGGTCGCGGTGATGGGCTGCGTGGTCAACGGCCCGGGAGAATCGAAGCACGCCAACATCGGCATCTCACTGCCGGGAACGTTCGAAGATCCGAAGGCGCCGGTCTTCGTCGACGGCCGCCTCACCGTCACGCTCAAGGGCGACCACATCGCCGAGGAGTTCATGCGCATCCTCGAAGACTACGTGGACTCCCACTACGCCAAGTCAAACTCCGAAGTCGCCGCCAAGGCCTAGACAAGAACGCCATCCCCCGAAGACATCATCCCTTACGCACGTCATCTTTCGAGAACGTCATCATTCGCGAGTGGCTTTAGCCCGAGCGGAGGATCTATGAACCCTCCTGGCCCGCCGTTGCCCGCCGGAGAGCTTCGCTCTGCAAACATCGAGAATCCCACCAGAAAGCGTAAAGGCGCGGATTTATCCGCGCCTCCCGTTATCCAGAACTCGAGTTGTGTCGCGCTTTATTAGGCCACTGCTAACAGGCCCACTACGAGTGCCAGCCACGCGCCGAATCCGACCATCGTCAAGGTCAGCCGGACTGCCGTGCGATCGACCACATCATTCCATTTTGCGTCCATCTTGTGCCTCCCTCTGCGCTTCCGTCCCCTGCTGCTACATCAGACGTTAGAGAAGACGAAGGGTTAGTGCGAAAAGTTCATCTTGTTTTGTAAATGGGTTGTAAAAATCGCGTTACAAACCAGGTTCCTTCCGCCGGTACGAAAATTCACCAAGCGTGCCAGCGGTGCCGCTTATGACTGGGACCAGGTTTCCTCAAGCCGGTACGATCTCAGCCCACTCCTTCAACTCCGGATATTGCTTGGCCAGCACATCCGGCGCCTTCGCCGGCTGCCCCAGCAGACGCTTCAACTGGATGGCATTCACCGCCGCCTGTCCGCGGAAGTGGTTGTTGGCCACCGCGTAGGTCTTCTCCGCCTTTTCCGCGATGCGCATGATGCGTTCCTTCCAACCCTCGAGCTCGTCCGCGGTGTAAAGATAGTTGTAGCGGTCGTCACGGTTATCCGAATCGAACCACTCGCGGTAGTTGCGCCCGTGCAGCCGTACGTAACCCACCGACGAGGTCACGTGCTCGGTGGGATGCAGCGATTTCCCCAGCTTGGGCTGGTCGATGTTGCAGAACGCCACGCCCTTCTCCGCGAAGTAGCGCAGGATGCCTTCGTTGTTCCAGCTCGAGTGCCGCACCTCCACCACCAGCGGATACTCATTG includes these proteins:
- a CDS encoding DUF72 domain-containing protein, with the translated sequence MGSILVGTAGWSYKDWEGVVYPPGLKRKQHPVEYLAQFVDCIEINSSFYGHTRPEVAKLWCRKAAAVNPEFRFTAKLYKAFTHSPIAVVQPTSSETIRATESDEHDAKQGLDVLAAEGKLGALLVQFPVSFKNTNENRDWLDAVIQKFNEYPLVVEVRHSSWNNEGILRYFAEKGVAFCNIDQPKLGKSLHPTEHVTSSVGYVRLHGRNYREWFDSDNRDDRYNYLYTADELEGWKERIMRIAEKAEKTYAVANNHFRGQAAVNAIQLKRLLGQPAKAPDVLAKQYPELKEWAEIVPA